The Rhododendron vialii isolate Sample 1 chromosome 1a, ASM3025357v1 region TCGACATGTTCTTGGAAAGCATTGGCAAGAGTATAAAGGATTATGATCCACCATCTATTAAATCACAGATAATTGAAATTGGGAGTGTTGAAAAAAGGGAAGTACTTGATGAATTGGCTGTCAAAAACCCTCCTGAAGATTGTATGGCACCGGCAAATTTGAATTCGGAACAGAAGTATGCTTATAACATCATCCTTGACCATGTGGATAACAACAGGAATGGTAGTTTTTTCATTGATGGCCCTGGTGGAAGTGGGAAGACATACTTGTATCGTGCTATACTGGCTACAATTAGATCAAATGGGATGATTGCCCTTGCTATGGCAACGTGTAGCTGCTTCAATCTTGCCTAGTGGACGTATAGCTCATTCAAGATTTAAAATACCAATTGACGGAAATGATTCTAGTGTCGACAATATACCGAAACAAAGCGGCACTGCTGAGTTGATATGTAGAGCAAAGTTAATAATATGGGATGAGGCACCTATGGCCAAGAGATGGGCTATTAAAGCATTAGATAGAAGCTTGAAAGATATTATGAGTAATAATTCTTTGTTTGGAGGCAAAGTTATCGTATTTGGAGGAGACTTCCGCCAAGTTCTCCCTATAGTACCACGAGGTACAAGAGCTAAAACAGTGCAGGCAAGTTTAGCAAAGTCATATCTTTGGACCGAAATGCAGAAGCTGATATTGAAAACAAATATGAGGGCTCAATCTAACTCAGCTTTCAGTGATTTTCTTCTTCGCGTAGGAAATGGGATTGAACCAACCCTCGATAAAAACATGATAGAAATTCCAAAGGAAATGATTGTGAGATATGAGGGCTGTAGCTGTAAAATTTGCTTGATTAATGCTGTTTTCCCATCTCTTAAGGAAAATGCTAATTCCTCATCGTGCTATTCTTGCTACAAGAAATGAATCCGTTGACATGCTTAATGACAAGCTGATAGCAACCTTTCCTGGTGAAGAATGGAAATATGTTAGCTATGATGAGGCAATTGATGATACTCATTGTTATTATCCAGAGGAGTTCCTTAATACGTTAACCCCGAATGGCCTACCTCCACATGAGCTGGTACTTAAAGTTAATAGCCCAATTATGTTATTGAGAAATCTCAACCCAAGTGTCGGCCTGTGTAATGGGACCAGAATGGTATGCAAAGGTTTTATGCAAAGGTTTTGAACGAAATGTAATTCATGCGGAGATCACTTTAGGACAACATGCCGAAAGCAGGTCCTACTAAACAGAATTCCTCTTTTTCCAGCTGAGAATGATTCTTATCCCTTCCAGTTCAAGCGTACACAATTCCCAATTCATTTGTGCTTCACTATGACGATTAACAAGGCTCAAGGACAAACAATACCCAATGTCGGAGTATATTTACCTCAACCAGTGTTCTCCCATGGCCAATTATACGTTGCATTATCTCGTGGCATTTCAATGTCAACAACTAAAGTCCTCATCAACATGGAATTgaagagaaggaagaagaaCTATGCCAAAAATATAGTTTACAAAGAAGTTCTGACTTCGTAAGTGTAGATTTAAGATATGTCAAGCTTCATTCCAACTTCTAAACCTGAAACTTTGTAAAAACTtacagtttctttctttctttttggaaaaaaataattactgaAATGTTTGCACATGCATAGTTTTGACAATTATGTAATAGTTAGCTCGATCATATTGGTGGTGTGTTTGATTCCATAAGTGTATATTTGCAACTCTACATTTATGACCTGCCGAAAGTATATACTTCTTTTAAAGGCAGGAAGGTGTTTCCTACTTTATTACAATTACAATCCTACCGGAAGAAGAACAATATATATAAGCCATAGCCACAAATATCAAGGGGGCTATGTCTCTTTAGGCACTTTGTTACTATCAAACTTCTGAAACAGATTTGTTTTAAACAGTGGCAGCTTTTCTCTAAGAGTGTGGTGACTGAAAATTCTGGGTCAAACCTCCCTTTTGCATAATATAAGCCATGTGTTCGTCGACTGTATGGACTTATATGCTTTTTGTTATGGTATGATTTTTATGGTTGAtgagtagaaaaaaaaaatagtgtttgATTGCTAGGTAACCTTGGGTGGGCTGGTCTTGGAGTACGTTGTCTTTAGAGACAAGTGGGGCTGCTGAAAGTTTAACTTTTACATGGTTGCTAATGTCACGATGACCTTGAATGCCAAACTTAAGGGCATATTTCCTGGTCTGCAGATTGAAAAGTGAACTTCAACAAGGGTGGACCTCCTGATGGATTTTTGGTAGTAGATTATTCCAGTAGCGGTATATGTCTAAGAGAGTGCAGGAACCATAGAtcagtttcagttttttttttgcacttccatttttaattactttgtCAGACAGACATTGCATTTCAAGTTTGGTGCTTCAGTTCTCTTTATTGAGAAGAATATATAGTTGGTACTGGCGGGCTTGCAAAGACAATTACCCCTCCGCGGATAAAATCGGAATCGAACCGTGACTcacggattggattggaaccgaaccgtaggacttttggtctGGACACggattgtattttctaaaatccATAACTCATGGATTAGGATTGAACTCATAGCAATCCGGATCGCGGACAACCCTATAATTTATTACTCTTGATGTACGATGGTCCTGGTCGAATTTCGCCGAAAAGCCCGATAAATATCCCCTGTTCAATAAAACAGAAACTCCTCAAGAAACATCAAACGTAAACTCGCTGCTGGCTTATTCTGCTCACTGCAGAATGACTCATAGTAACTCGGTGGTGGGCTATCTCAGATTACTCCACTTTGTTCTCCTACTCTACGGCAGATAATTCAGATCTTTGGGGCAACTTTTTCGGTGTAGGTTTTGGCTTTGAAGTGGGCTCCCCTGTATCATTTGTGCAATGGTTTTCTGTTTGGCTTAAGGAGGCTCCTGATAAAGAAGCAATAGGGAAGTCAGTCTTCATGTTAATATGGTGCATTAGAAATGAtgtttttaatgaaaaatgcCCTTAGAAGTTGTTGCAGGTCAGAAAAGACGATGAAAGGAATGGATGTGAATGGTCTATGTGCAGCTAATCTGGGGCTAGGGATAAGTCTTTAAAGACTTCCTTTTCCCAATTTGTGAAACAAGGCGcaacaatttattttttgagccCTTGTGTTTTTGTCACCGATGGAGCTTGGAGTGCAGATTCACTTGGTGGTTCAGCAGATTCACTTGCTGGTGCTTTAATTTCAggatctcacaaaaaaattgttaagttttaTACACAGTTTATAACTTGTGTAGATTCCAGAATCTTACTAATACCTCACAAGTTGTaccatttccatcttttttaATTGGTTTCCATAGTAGTCAAGTGATATATATCTATGTGAAACCCATTACCATCTTATTTAAATACATTTTGATTATGTATAAATCTTCCTATTATTTTGACTTCATAACCGTTTGAAATTGAGCAATTGTAAGAAGAACTTAGTATTAGAGACTAACATTACACTTGGTGTTTGGCAAGGAAAGGAATcataaaacccaaaaatgaaGTTCTTCAAAATATTAGAAGACTTGACATCGCTTTTAAGAGGTACTGAATAAGATACTTGGATAACAATGTTTGGCAATGTTGACCAACATGATGACAAAGTGTCAACATTGAAGGCTGAAATACCCAAAGACAGACCATTTAATAGAGAAGGCTTTCCAATCAAAGCTACATCAAGTGAAGGCTGAATTACCCAAAGAAATACATGTGATAGAGAAGGCTTTCCAAGCAAAGGTAAAAGATCTCAAATGTGAGTTACACACTGCAATGTTGATGAACAGAATCAAAGTGGTTGAATTCAAGGAGAATCAAAGACCATCGCAACAACCAAACACCGTCAAACATAATAATACCCCATATGCAAAGTAATATTGCAGAATATGATACGTTGGCTTATATTGAAGGACCTTCAACAACTATCAAAACGCTTTGGAAATATTTATATGGGAGACAGAAAGGTATGATTCTAACTCAAATTGCCAAATAGACTATCTATATTTGTAAtaaattatgataaaaaaaaacttatttatttattcatgcAGGCAACTTCAAACCAATGTACAATCAATAAATAAGAAGAGCAAGCAGATCAAAAAAGAGGAACCGGACTATAGCGCCATAATTGTGTTCCACTTTTGGACAAATTCTACACATTTGTTTTCCTATTTTTACTGTTTTTGAAGAACAATAATTCTACACATATGTTTGTAAGACTACATCAAACCATGTATTTTGATTTCGGATGCTATTTTCTTGGAAATCCAACATTTCCCTGTTTTAACCACCTCTTAAACGACAAACACACACATTTGTTTGTACTTCGGCAATCATGTATTTCGATTTCATCTTCTACTAATAATCCAATCAAAACAATGACAATTATATGGGGGCAAAACGAAACCACGTGCAACGCACGTGCCTACTCACTAGTTCACTTAAATACAAAAGCAGGTTACAAACTAGTAGAATATAATGAACATAATTAATTGTCTAATTGGTTCTCAGAAGATTCACAAAAtggtttttatttaatttggttaTGAACCCACTACTTGGTTGCAATTAACTTGCAAGCAAATATATAGGTCTAATTcgaaaaagacaaacaaaaatttagacAATACAGTTATTAACTAATTCAACGATAATGAAATGTAAAAGCATTAGCAGCCCATACCTGAAATTGCTACCAATGTTTGATACTTTGTTCTACCAGTTGTGTCTCCAACCAATCTCCTGAATCTTGTCACCTTCTTAGGCATTTCTATTTCAGCAAATCTCACGAAGAATTTAAGTCTACCAATTAAAAACATGAGAGATCCCAGAAAAAGTTCTAGTGTCATTTCACACTCATACCCTATCACCACAATTTTCCAAGTAAATCCATCAAAATCTTAATCATCTTCCTCTTGTTGTAACACCGGTGGCTGTACTTTTGTTCGATTATCTTCACATTTCTTCGACAATGGCAACCCACATAATCCTATGTTCCCATTATATGAACTATTGTCAAATGTATCAAATTGCAAACCTTGGGGTATGGGTCCATGGAGACGGTTCCACGAAAGGTTCAAGACCACAAAAAATGTCAAACTTGCATGTTAATTAGATTGGAATTCTCCCGGTAAGGTGGTTAGAGGAGATGTCTAATAATTCAATCCCTTGTCAAGTCTCCCAAAGATTCTGGAATATAGCCTGTAAGGCtattacaagaaaaattaagcaCCACAAGGGGATCGAGCTTCCCAACGGCATTTGGAATTTGTCCACTGAAATTGTTGGATGAAAGGTCGATTGTTGTTAAGATAGTCAAAATTCTCGAGAATACAATCTCTCTTCCCTTTGTTGTCGCTATCTCAAAATCGGGATAGTAACTACTCTTATCACTCATGTAATATTGTTCGTAAGGCCTGGTATTGTTTTTCATTACTCGGAAATATTCAAAATACCTCCCTGGCAAATGGCCTATGAACCCATTGCCAGAAAGGTCAAGAATTAGAACCctaggaaaagaaaattcactCATCATAGTGTTTATGGGACCATGAAATCGGTTGGATCGCACGATAAGAACCTGCAACTCATGAAGAGTTCCCAACCAATATGGAAATATATCATTAATTGATGTTTTCGATGTTTAGAACCTCCAAGCTTGTACAGTTTGTTAaagattgtagagacccgtgtgtaattttaaatttatttatttttttgatgttgGTATGTGGAATTATAATTAGATAATTTTGTACgcaatgaattttattttatatatgtaGATGTATGTTTGGTCGTGTGGGCCCGAGTTTGTGGGCCATAGGACGAGAGTGTTGGGGGACCTGCGGTGGGTAACTTTTATGAGTAgttactatttatttttatagctCATGGGGTATTAGTATAGCTACTTATTAAATTCTAGGACTTGAGGAAGTGCTTAAGGTAGTCGAGGGGGTGTAGTGTAATAACTACacttaaaaatcaaaaaaatcgGATCAAAGGACCCGATTcctcatttcttcttttttcttttcttgcgtctcttctctctgttttttttcttttcttttctctctctcaaaccctcaTGTTTCAACTCCATAATCGGAAGCTAAGGTTCGAGAATTTCGCAACAAGGCAAGAAGAAAACGTGATCTACGGACAAAGAGCTACGCATCTATCCGAACAAAATCTCAATCGATCAAATTCGGAATTTCATGGCAATTTGGGGATTTCTCTTTTTGAGGTAGGATTCTTGCTAAATGCTTAGATATGGGAAAGTATAGTGAGATACACCTAAAAATCTGTGATTttagtgtttttcttttcaattttaagtTAACCCTAATATGTTCCAAGTAGAGGTGATTTATGCGTAGTATGTCTTGTTCAAGATATATGTGGACTATGCATAGCATGTGTTATTCATGAGTTTCGAATTTTCACGATTGATTAAAGACCTTGATGATTATTTActagattatgtaaattttagCATGTTGGACCGGTTTGAGTAAAGGATTGATTTAATGTGTGATGATTTGACACATTCCTATAAGATGTTTGATAAAATGACAGAGAGAAAAGTTAAACCAATTCTTGTAATTTGACACTACAATTGATAATGACTCTACTTGTATATTTATTTGATGATAATTTTACTACCGTAAATCGGGATTCTAGATTATGACTTTGTTGAGACTATGACTAGATTGTATGATCTTTCTCGTGGTTTGGATGATTTGGAATTGGTACTTGTTATTTGGGCTAGTGAGCCACGTATTGGAGGTTGACTTGACCATTTTATACTTGTTGTGTAGCCGGAAGCATATGGATAAATGAGTTTATCCATCGGTGTATAGTCCGTAAACCCGCGCGGGATAAGGTGTTCCATAGGCCTTTGGGTTAGTAGcccataaatttggatgattagGGACCTGATCAATCGCCTAGGATTGGTACACAACTTGTTAATTTAGACCATCGGTCTTATGCGCTCTTATTTTCTCCTACTTGACTAAATAATTTAACGTGTTTTGTGTTTGAAGGATTTTGGAtatatgagatgagatgagtttACGTGATTTGATTATAACTCGGTATTTGGGAATTGGATTTTCATCGTATCGTACCGTATCggattgttttatttatttatttacttcggTTTGATATTTGAGAAGGAAATGTTAGTATTTCattcaatgtttttcttttgggaTCATTAAAATGTGCATTTTCTTAGGATATTGTGTATACTCTCAAATTGATGTATTCGAAAAGTAGACAGAACAAATTATTTTGGGTATCATGCATTTTGCTTGCGTTCTCTTATCTTCGCCTTTAGCACGTTTCCTATTGAGTGTCGACTCACGTTGTATAATCCAACCTTTTTCAGGTAAGGCGATGGATCCGAAGACATGATAGTGTTTGAttagttatatatatttttttggagctTAGTTGATATACTTGTATTCCATTAATTTGGTGGTAAGATTTTGGAAGTCCTGTGACTTGGTATTCTTTTGGGTTTGTAATAAATTTAATCACATATTTTGACTCTCTCAAAAACTCGAACGTGAATACGCTTATAGGTAATTTTTCTATCGTTAGAGAGGTGGGAAGCCTCATTGGTCTTTATGGTAAAACTTTcaggttttctttttatttggtgTTGACAATTTTGAAAAGCCCTTAAAACAAGCAtaccctttcaaaaaaaatatatattttttcttccttAGAACTCTTGTGGTCGGGTCGTGCGAGATCGGGGCTTGACAAAGATCTAGGCAATAGTCCTTCAAATTGATTTCCACTCAAATCAAGACTTCGTAATTTGTTTGGCTTCGCAAATACAAAGGGAAGGGTTCTTGTAAATCCATTAGAGCGCAGATTCAACACCGAGAGAACACTACTaatgtaaggacccgtatttttatAAGTTAATGAAAAGGTTTATTCGATattataattaagaaaaaaatttgggttttattAAGTTTAAATGAATTGGGGTGAATGCGATGGGATTGTTTGTAGGAGGGTGCATGtgcaaatttgaagtttgagtaatatatatatgtgtgggtgtgtatgtaGAGGAGTATTATAcccctcaccctctctctctgactcccgatctctctctccctctcggcactctctctctttcctcctccaACACCCAAAACTTCACTCCTCACTCAAAAACCATGACAAATAACCTTCAACCCTTCATCCATTCTTGGTATTGAACCCGTATTTCGTTGGAGCAAGCTTGGGGAGGAATAATCTCGGAGGATTCCAAATTTCAAAGCTAGGGCTCGATCAATCTCGTTGAGTTTCGTTCTCCAagtcgaggtagggaattcttactctctttatatgtttatgagtgGATTCAATGTCCAAAACTTGCCTTGGATCGCTATTTGGAAGCCTTGGGTTTGCccttgaaatctgtcaaaatcgTGCTGAAAAACacaggtgctacatgtaccaatgTTTacccggtacatgtagcaaacccagatttctttgattttttgttcattggctacatgtagcacccttaaccgctacatgtagcaaactcAAATTATACATTATGTTCActggctacatgtagcaccATTAAccgctacatgtaccaaacccAAATTATACCTTCTGTtcgctggctacatgtagcGCCTTAAtcttgctacatgtaccaaactggaaatttttgaaaagtttctcCTTCCATGGTTTGGACCTCCAATCACTTCTAATATCTTTTAAACACCTTCAAATCATCTCTAAGGTTGATCGCTCGTATTCCAATGATTCGTAGATCATACTCATTCATTTGGCTCTCGTTGTAGTTAAAGAAAGTGTAGAATTTAAATGAATATCATACTTGTGCATTTGTCTATGCATTCGGGTTATTGCGTGAGTAGTGTGACTTGTATTATGAATAATACGGACTTGACATACGTCATGCTTTACCATATTGAGGCCTGTAAAATTGAAGAATCATGACTTAGAATGATAGAACGAAatgaagaaagccacggatccattATGAGGTAGGATGCTGGAaaatgggacgcacggggtcctaaatgcccggaagtgcacaagaaagccacggatctaccAAATGGTGTGATGCCGGAATAAATtcgggacgcacggggtcccaaatgcccggaaAGGGAATCGAAAACACTTGCTACTATGAAAACAGAGAATTTAGAGATCATTAAGTGACGTGAATATGAATGGGGTTGATTATCAGTATTATTCTCTTGCTCTTGTCCACGTGGGAAACTTTCTTGTATCAATGTTCATCTCGGTGCATTGTCCATTTCAtatgcatatagtttgagcaaagttttctctactgggctagtgtagctcaacctattattattttcaggtacaccacAAGGGCATTGATTTGGAGTGCTTGACGTGCATATGACTccattcttttgaaagctaacgcCGAGGAATTACCATGgcatcttttgtaaaatccttttgaagatgtaattgtaattcCTATCATATTCTTTTGACTTACTCTTTTGGGATTATTGTCTAAGtatttggggccggagtgccataAATTGTAAACTTTAACTTAATGGTTCTTTTGGACGGATTATGGGAGATAATTTGGGGTATTATGAAGTACTACCGTGATGGACTATTATCGAAAATACAATCATTAATATGTTAAAAATCCAGGGCGTGACAACTAAAATTTCCCAAACATTGTGGAACCGTACCGCTCAATTTGTTGTCAGACAATTCAAGAATCACAAGGGAACTTGCATTGCAAATCAATGAAGGAATCTCTCCACCAAGATTGTtgtttgagataaaaaaaagtattgtaTCAGCGGGGGTGGGAATGGGAAGTGGTCCCTGAGGCAAATTGGAACGAACATTCAAATACGACAGTAAACCCTTCCTGATGAACCCAACCCACTATGGAATCTGTCCATGAATTGAATTCTGTTGTCAGAAAGATCTAGCTTTTCAAGATTCTCTGAGGCTCTTAAGAAATTAGGGAACACCTCGATGTTGCAAGATGAGAGATAGACATTCCTTAGGTTGGGAAGGGTATTGTTGACATTGCTTCTAGCGACCACTGATAGATTAGTGTTGGAAAGATCAAGGTACATACTCAACATTTTCGAGTGTTTGAAGATCCATAATACCACTTAGATCATTTGATGCAAGATAGAGCCCGGTTATATTTACAAGAGTTGAAATTGACTGTGGAATGGGGCCATGAAGTTTATTGTCAATCAAGTCAATGGTGTCCAATTGTAAATGATCCTGGAATTCAGAAATTTGACCAGTTAAATGATTGGAACTCAAATCTATATTTATCAATGACGGAAGAGTAAACAACCATGGAGGTATTACCCCACTAAGAGAGTTGTCATACAAGTGGAGCACTCATAGGTTTTGAAGACCACTTAAATTGAAGGGGATGGGACCCGTGAGCTGATTAGTAGACTTGAGATAACCAATTGAATCGGGTAAGTTCCCAAGCAATTTGGTCGATGATAGGTCTAGAGTTGTTAAAGAAGACAAATTCGTCAAGGAATTGGGTAAACTTGAATATATATCTACCCCTGAAGGATGAGTTCTTGAAACCAGGTCATGTTtgtaaggaaaattttaaaatggagCAGTTCAAATCTCagtggagaagaagaaaaatcaagtgAAATCAATCTAGAGAGGTATGTCAATCAATCTAGTGAGATTTCAGATGGGAATGAACCTAAAAAAACAGAATCTGATAGGTTTAGATATGTCAAACTTGCCAAGCTGCCAAATGCATGTAAAATGCCAGAGTAGCAAAAGTGATTGCAAGCCAGATTAAGCTGTTGTAGGTGAGAGAGTTGGAAAAGGCTGCTATTGGGATGGATTTCGCCATAGAGCCGGCTACAACTGAGATCAAGCACAATCACGTGACCAGTCAACCCATCCCATGTGACCCCGTCCCAATAGCAACAATCAGTTGCATTCTCATCCCAAGACAgggtcttatttttttacaagattTGGGTCAATCTTTACATCACATGATGTCTTCATCTTgaagagaagaattgaaaaagtttGCCTTTCTCGATTGTTTCTTTTCCGATTATAACTTTCATCAACACAAACAAtaagatgtaaaaaaaattctataaagcAACCAAAAATACTGTGACAAAATGTCAGGAAAAATTAGGCCGTATACttgctctattttgatgatttctatGCACTGGGAAATGCTTCAATACGATCATTGTATGGAATGTATGTTATCCTGGTGCAATTCTGTATATTCGATGGAAGTGgataaaaatagaagaaataaatGGTCGCTTCAAGGCATGTCAATGATATTCACTCAAACCTATTCAACTGAATTTGGTGTGCATGCATCGAGTTAACAGCGAATTCACCTCCAGAATACATTGAAGCCCAGTCCCGATTGagtatttcaaaaaatgatgtCTTAACAGTTTCGTAATAGCGAAGTTCGTTGGGTGGAGCAAAATGCATGTTTCATTTAGTTTGCTTGGGAAGAGCAAAACACATGTCCATTAGGGGCCTCACATTTAAGGAAAATGTAGTTCGCTATAACCCACAAATTATAGTAACAATACAGTTTGGAACAATCAGTTGCATTCTCATCCCAAGACAgggtcttatttttttacaagattTGGGTCAATCTTTACATCACATGATGTCTTCATCTTgaagagaagaattgaaaaagtttGCCTTTCTCGATTATTTCTTTTCCGATTATAACTTTCATCAACACAAacaataaaatgtaaaaaaatttctataaaGCAACCAAAATTACTGTGACAAAATGTCAGGAAAAATTAGGCCGTATACttgctctattttgatgatttctatGCACTGGGAAATGCTTCAATACGATCATTGTATGGAATGTATGTTATCCTGGTGCAATTCTGTATATTCGATGGAAGTGgataaaaatagaagaaataaatGGTCACTTCAAGGCATGTCAATG contains the following coding sequences:
- the LOC131327864 gene encoding probable leucine-rich repeat receptor-like protein kinase At1g35710, translating into MHFAPPNELRYYETVKTSFFEILNRDWASMYSGVVAGSMAKSIPIAAFSNSLTYNSLIWLAITFATLAFYMHLAAWQFPYKHDLVSRTHPSGVDIYSSLPNSLTNLSSLTTLDLSSTKLLGNLPDSIGYLKSTNQLTGPIPFNLSGLQNLCGVIPPWLFTLPSLINIDLSSNHLTGQISEFQDHLQLDTIDLIDNKLHGPIPQSISTLVNITGLYLASNDLSGIMDLQTLENVEYVP